In Rhodospirillales bacterium, one genomic interval encodes:
- a CDS encoding DUF1302 domain-containing protein → MRNTNEPNTITRLLPEWLAKPACATRGVRRRARHVIGSVALTTAASGLIVLLQISPARAVEFGENGYQGSLDTIISYGLTYRVEGRDDALASDTNGNDGNLNYDRGIVSNASKFTSDLDVRTGEFGAFVRATGFLDFENENGDRERTPLSDEAKERVGSDVEILDAYVTAAFDAGDIPIDVRLGRHVLNWGESTFIPNGINAVNPFDVSKLRLPGSELREALLPAGLASVAVAPTDTLSVEGFYQFDWDETRIDPVGSYFSSTDYAGPGARKAVVTNIYEGLLPGQQQLWDQGFGFGPLTAAINADLAAYMVPHPLTGDPIPAPQRPQAAFDDDFASVLRGADRVPDDSGQWGMAVRYLAEELNDTEFGFYVINYHSRLPTVGAQTSDLGSVQAGLFAADAIGRPTSTTATTVGAAASAAAGAEIARLAAQITENVQQAVQAGLLPPEEAASTIQTGINDVRGIIEAETAAQVGAQVGGIAAALAIDRYGKGGEYFLEYPEDIRLVGVSFNTVLGASGWALQGEYSLRADAPLQRAERKVLEDGLRPIITALGLASRAPEHLPGYLAAYEPTRVEGYVRRDVSQVQATATKVFGPTMGADSLAFVMEAAMMHVHDMPDRRTTPLESPAGGILPPPPPTAPDDTPYEADADATSWGYRIAARLDYNNVIGSINLFPYAQFLHDVSGNSPAPSGPFVEGRTALTVGLRADYLSRWQADVGFTRYAGDGNELFDRDFISASVKYSF, encoded by the coding sequence ATGAGGAACACCAACGAACCCAACACCATCACGCGGCTTCTTCCGGAATGGTTGGCGAAGCCAGCATGTGCGACACGCGGGGTGAGGCGCCGCGCCCGGCACGTGATCGGCTCAGTCGCGCTGACAACAGCCGCCTCCGGGCTCATTGTGCTCCTGCAGATATCTCCGGCCCGTGCGGTCGAGTTCGGTGAGAACGGGTACCAAGGGAGTTTGGATACCATCATCTCCTACGGCTTGACCTATCGTGTCGAGGGACGTGATGACGCCCTTGCCAGCGATACCAACGGGAACGACGGCAATCTCAACTACGACCGGGGGATCGTCAGCAACGCCTCCAAGTTCACTTCGGATCTTGACGTCCGGACCGGCGAGTTCGGCGCATTCGTCCGGGCCACTGGTTTCCTCGACTTCGAGAATGAGAACGGAGATCGCGAGCGCACCCCGCTGAGTGACGAGGCGAAAGAGCGCGTGGGCAGCGATGTCGAGATCCTTGATGCGTACGTCACCGCCGCATTTGACGCCGGCGACATACCCATCGACGTCAGGCTGGGCAGGCATGTGCTGAACTGGGGGGAGAGCACCTTCATTCCGAACGGCATCAACGCCGTCAACCCGTTCGACGTGAGCAAGCTCAGGCTGCCGGGTTCGGAGCTCCGGGAAGCACTGCTGCCCGCGGGACTGGCCTCGGTGGCGGTCGCGCCAACCGATACGCTGTCGGTCGAAGGCTTCTACCAGTTTGACTGGGACGAGACCCGGATCGATCCGGTCGGGAGCTATTTCTCGAGCACCGACTACGCGGGACCGGGTGCGAGAAAGGCGGTCGTTACCAACATCTATGAAGGGCTCCTGCCCGGCCAGCAGCAGCTCTGGGACCAGGGGTTCGGATTCGGCCCGCTGACGGCGGCGATCAATGCGGACCTGGCCGCCTACATGGTGCCGCACCCGCTGACCGGGGACCCGATCCCCGCGCCGCAACGTCCGCAGGCGGCATTCGATGACGACTTCGCGAGCGTGCTACGCGGCGCAGACCGGGTGCCCGACGACTCCGGCCAGTGGGGCATGGCGGTGCGGTACCTTGCGGAGGAACTGAACGATACCGAGTTCGGCTTCTACGTCATCAACTACCACAGCAGGCTGCCCACGGTCGGCGCGCAGACCTCGGATCTTGGCAGCGTGCAGGCGGGGCTCTTCGCGGCCGACGCGATCGGCAGGCCGACGTCCACAACCGCGACCACCGTTGGCGCCGCCGCAAGCGCGGCCGCCGGTGCCGAGATCGCCCGGCTCGCCGCGCAGATCACGGAGAATGTCCAGCAGGCGGTTCAGGCCGGATTGCTCCCGCCAGAGGAAGCGGCAAGCACCATCCAAACGGGAATCAACGACGTCAGAGGCATCATCGAAGCTGAAACCGCGGCGCAAGTCGGAGCGCAAGTCGGCGGGATCGCTGCTGCGCTGGCGATCGACCGGTACGGGAAGGGAGGAGAGTACTTCCTCGAGTATCCCGAGGACATCCGGCTCGTCGGCGTGAGCTTCAACACGGTGCTCGGCGCTTCAGGCTGGGCACTGCAGGGGGAGTACTCCCTGCGTGCCGACGCGCCGCTGCAAAGGGCCGAGCGGAAGGTTCTCGAGGACGGTCTCCGACCAATCATCACGGCACTGGGATTGGCTTCCCGCGCACCGGAGCATCTCCCCGGCTATCTCGCGGCCTACGAGCCGACGCGGGTGGAGGGATACGTCCGGCGCGACGTGAGCCAGGTCCAGGCCACCGCGACCAAGGTCTTTGGGCCCACTATGGGGGCGGACAGCCTCGCGTTTGTCATGGAAGCCGCGATGATGCACGTCCATGACATGCCGGACAGGCGCACGACCCCCCTCGAGAGTCCGGCGGGCGGTATCCTGCCGCCCCCGCCCCCGACGGCGCCCGACGACACGCCCTATGAAGCCGACGCGGACGCCACCTCGTGGGGGTACCGGATCGCGGCGCGTCTCGACTACAACAACGTGATCGGATCCATCAACCTCTTTCCCTACGCGCAGTTCCTGCACGATGTCAGCGGCAACAGCCCCGCACCCAGCGGCCCCTTCGTGGAGGGACGGACCGCACTGACGGTCGGGCTCCGCGCCGATTATCTCAGCCGCTGGCAGGCCGACGTCGGCTTCACGCGGTACGCGGGTGACGGCAATGAGCTGTTCGACCGCGATTTCATCTCCGCCTCCGTCAAGTACTCGTTCTGA
- the rpoH gene encoding RNA polymerase sigma factor RpoH: protein MANLALPVLTQTGLARYLKEINRFPMLSREEEYMDATAWRQHQDIDAAHRLVTSHLRLAAKIAMRFRGYGLPVTDLIQEANIGLMEAVKRFDPERGFRLSTYAMWWIRAAVTEYVLHSWSLVKIGTTAAQKKLFFGLRRMKNDLKLIDSGDLAPEQVQEIARRMDVPEREVVSMNRRLAGADQSLNAPVGDTEDGSEWLDWVESDEDDIEEALAESEELAQRRALLGRALAELNDRERRIFTERRLREPVRTLESLSEEFGVSRERIRQIEVRAFQKVQASMRDAVARSETVPMALKALPPSGQIVDAL from the coding sequence ATGGCCAACCTTGCTCTGCCGGTCCTTACACAAACCGGGCTGGCACGCTACCTGAAGGAAATCAACCGGTTTCCCATGCTGAGCCGGGAAGAGGAATACATGGACGCCACGGCCTGGCGTCAGCATCAGGACATCGATGCGGCCCACCGGCTCGTGACCAGCCACTTGCGCCTAGCCGCAAAGATCGCGATGCGGTTCCGAGGGTACGGCTTGCCCGTGACCGACCTGATCCAAGAGGCAAATATCGGGTTGATGGAAGCGGTCAAGAGGTTCGATCCGGAAAGGGGGTTCCGTCTCTCGACCTACGCAATGTGGTGGATTCGGGCGGCCGTCACCGAGTACGTGCTGCACTCCTGGTCACTCGTGAAGATCGGCACCACGGCCGCCCAGAAGAAGCTGTTCTTCGGACTTCGCCGGATGAAGAACGACCTCAAGCTCATCGACAGCGGGGACCTCGCTCCGGAGCAGGTGCAGGAAATCGCCCGGCGCATGGACGTCCCAGAGCGGGAGGTGGTGTCGATGAACCGGCGACTCGCCGGTGCGGACCAGTCGCTGAACGCCCCGGTGGGCGACACCGAAGACGGCTCCGAATGGCTGGACTGGGTGGAAAGTGACGAGGACGATATCGAAGAGGCGTTGGCCGAGTCCGAGGAACTGGCGCAACGACGAGCCCTCCTGGGCCGAGCGCTCGCGGAACTGAATGACCGCGAGCGCCGGATCTTCACCGAGCGCCGGCTACGGGAGCCGGTGCGCACGCTGGAATCATTGAGTGAGGAATTCGGCGTCAGCCGCGAGAGAATTCGTCAAATCGAGGTCCGTGCGTTCCAGAAGGTGCAGGCTTCCATGCGCGATGCCGTCGCAAGGAGCGAAACGGTGCCGATGGCGCTGAAGGCACTTCCCCCTTCGGGCCAGATTGTCGACGCGCTCTGA
- a CDS encoding YCF48-related protein, with protein sequence MTTPRAAQRSGPPPPVRDTPARARSQRPAAHLAIVGLLALLAPGSAGAEAAVQAPLAIESLLLDGAVAGSRLVVVGARGHVLVSTDDGGSWTQAEVPTRVLLTAVHMHDERTGWAVGHDAVILRTDDGGATWSMVHQAPEEELPLLDVWFRDAHTGFAVGAYGYFLATEDGGETWTPRTISANDFHLNALVPVAGPASDSSRPPSQRLFIAGEAGVAYRSDDGGANWRELSTPYAGSWFGGLALDEDQVLLAGLRGHLFRSDDGGETWAEVTTRTRATLTGAAQLPSGRIVVTGLEGSVLTSDDGGRSVAGSRLASRAGISAALPLSDGGVLLVGEFGVQRWLDAD encoded by the coding sequence GTGACGACCCCGCGCGCGGCGCAGCGGTCGGGCCCCCCGCCGCCGGTCCGGGACACCCCGGCCCGCGCTCGTTCGCAACGGCCCGCGGCGCACCTAGCGATCGTCGGCCTGCTGGCTCTCCTTGCGCCGGGGAGCGCGGGTGCCGAGGCAGCCGTACAGGCACCGCTCGCGATCGAATCCCTGCTGCTTGACGGCGCCGTGGCTGGCTCGCGGCTGGTGGTGGTGGGGGCGCGCGGCCACGTGCTGGTATCCACCGACGACGGTGGCAGCTGGACGCAGGCCGAGGTGCCCACCCGCGTCCTGCTCACGGCGGTCCACATGCACGACGAGCGTACGGGCTGGGCCGTGGGGCACGACGCGGTGATCCTCCGCACCGACGACGGCGGCGCGACCTGGTCGATGGTGCATCAGGCACCGGAGGAGGAACTCCCCCTGCTCGACGTCTGGTTTCGCGATGCACACACCGGCTTCGCGGTCGGTGCCTACGGTTACTTCCTCGCCACCGAGGATGGCGGCGAGACCTGGACCCCAAGGACCATCAGCGCGAACGACTTCCACCTGAACGCGCTGGTGCCAGTGGCGGGACCGGCGTCCGATTCGTCGCGGCCGCCGTCGCAACGCCTGTTCATCGCCGGAGAGGCCGGGGTCGCGTACCGCTCTGATGATGGCGGCGCGAATTGGCGCGAACTGTCCACGCCCTACGCCGGCTCGTGGTTCGGTGGGCTCGCGCTCGACGAGGACCAGGTGCTGCTGGCTGGGCTCAGGGGCCATCTGTTCCGCTCCGACGACGGCGGTGAGACCTGGGCGGAGGTGACCACCCGTACCCGTGCGACCCTGACCGGAGCCGCCCAGCTCCCGTCCGGGCGGATCGTCGTGACCGGGCTGGAAGGCAGCGTGCTGACCAGCGACGACGGTGGGCGCAGCGTGGCCGGCAGCCGGTTGGCATCGCGCGCCGGAATCTCGGCGGCGCTGCCGCTTTCCGACGGCGGCGTGCTGCTGGTCGGAGAATTCGGCGTCCAGCGCTGGCTGGACGCCGACTAG
- a CDS encoding MMPL family transporter yields the protein MTERIERLLFARRPLVLAAFALVTIAMGWSATGLRVDAGFTKLVPVEHEYMQTFLEYRDEFGGADRVLIAVMAREGDMFTPGFFAALRQVTDATFFLPGVDRTQVFSILTPNVRFIEVVEDGVAAGNVLPVDFEPTEAGFARVRENIIKAGLVGRLVANDFTGAIVAAKLQEFHPNTGERLDYIEVAGELERIRQSVSADVEVHVDLHVIGFAKVVGDIAAGATRVVAFFGIAVLITALFVYVYTRSLRLTIPPLACSLVAVVWQLGGVTALGFGVDPMSILVPFLVFAIGVSHGVQMVSSMRAEEAGGADGLSAARASVRRLLLPGAVALASDSVGFITISFIEVQVMKEIAITASLGVAAIILTNLALLPVLLSYFEASDAQRRATRERDDLLQPVWSRMARLAHRGPAAAVIGVALMLLAAGAYVAPEVRIGDEHQGVPELRAESVYNLDSAVITERFDIGVDVLTVIVETVAEGCIDYDVMRTLDAFEWHVRNVDGVQSVRGLAGTMSSINAMWNEGSLKWRTVPRNRYMIVQSVSPVPTSSGLLNLDCSVMPVSVYTTDHKAETIERVVDAVKAFDAANPDDRIAFRLASGNVGVMAATNEEVAASQFPILAYVYAAVIVLCLLSFRSAAATVCIIAPLAVVSLLAYALMGLLEIGLKVSTLPVVALGAGIGVDYGIYIYGRLRTLLAEGLDFATAYERTLATTGAGVVLTALTLAVGVATWIVAPLKFQADVGTVLTFMFLVNMIGAVVLLPALGAWLVRPRRTATDQR from the coding sequence GTGACGGAGCGCATCGAACGGCTCCTGTTCGCCCGCCGCCCGCTCGTGCTCGCCGCGTTCGCGCTCGTCACCATCGCGATGGGATGGTCCGCGACGGGGCTCCGCGTCGATGCCGGCTTCACCAAGCTGGTGCCCGTCGAGCACGAGTACATGCAGACCTTCCTCGAGTACCGCGACGAGTTCGGCGGCGCCGACCGCGTCCTGATCGCGGTGATGGCGCGCGAGGGCGACATGTTCACGCCCGGATTCTTCGCGGCGCTTCGGCAGGTGACCGATGCAACGTTCTTCCTGCCGGGCGTCGATCGTACCCAGGTGTTCTCGATCCTCACGCCGAACGTGCGGTTCATCGAGGTGGTGGAAGACGGCGTCGCGGCTGGGAACGTGCTGCCGGTGGACTTCGAGCCCACCGAGGCGGGCTTCGCCCGGGTGCGGGAGAACATCATCAAGGCCGGCCTCGTCGGACGCCTAGTGGCCAACGACTTCACCGGCGCGATCGTGGCCGCCAAGCTGCAGGAGTTCCACCCCAACACCGGCGAGCGGCTCGACTACATCGAGGTCGCGGGCGAGCTCGAGCGCATCCGCCAGTCGGTGAGCGCGGACGTGGAGGTGCACGTCGACCTACACGTCATCGGGTTCGCCAAGGTGGTGGGGGACATCGCAGCCGGGGCGACCCGGGTCGTAGCGTTCTTCGGGATCGCGGTCCTGATCACCGCGCTGTTCGTCTATGTCTACACCCGGTCGCTCCGGCTGACCATACCGCCGCTCGCCTGTTCCCTCGTCGCGGTGGTCTGGCAGCTCGGCGGCGTCACGGCGCTGGGTTTCGGCGTCGATCCGATGTCCATCCTCGTGCCGTTCCTCGTGTTCGCGATCGGCGTGAGCCACGGGGTCCAGATGGTGAGCTCGATGCGCGCGGAGGAAGCGGGCGGCGCCGATGGTCTCTCGGCCGCGCGGGCGAGCGTCCGCCGTCTCCTGCTGCCGGGCGCGGTCGCGCTGGCCTCCGATTCGGTGGGATTCATCACCATCTCGTTCATCGAGGTCCAGGTCATGAAGGAGATCGCCATCACCGCGAGCCTCGGGGTCGCGGCGATCATCCTCACCAACCTAGCGCTACTGCCGGTGCTGCTCTCGTACTTCGAGGCGAGCGATGCGCAGCGCCGCGCGACCCGCGAGCGCGACGACCTGCTGCAGCCGGTCTGGTCGCGGATGGCGCGTCTCGCGCACCGGGGCCCCGCCGCCGCTGTGATCGGTGTGGCCCTGATGCTCCTGGCCGCCGGAGCGTACGTGGCCCCCGAGGTTCGGATCGGCGACGAGCACCAGGGCGTGCCGGAGCTGCGGGCGGAGTCCGTCTACAACCTCGACTCCGCCGTGATCACGGAGCGCTTCGATATCGGCGTCGATGTCCTGACGGTGATCGTGGAGACGGTGGCGGAGGGCTGCATCGACTACGACGTGATGCGCACCCTCGACGCTTTCGAATGGCACGTCCGCAACGTGGATGGCGTCCAGTCGGTGCGCGGGCTGGCCGGCACCATGAGCAGCATTAACGCGATGTGGAACGAGGGCAGCCTCAAATGGCGGACCGTTCCCCGCAATCGCTACATGATCGTTCAGTCCGTCTCCCCGGTGCCCACGAGCAGCGGGCTGTTGAACCTCGACTGCAGCGTCATGCCAGTGTCAGTCTACACGACCGACCACAAGGCCGAGACCATTGAGCGTGTGGTCGACGCAGTGAAGGCGTTCGACGCCGCGAATCCGGACGACCGCATCGCGTTCCGACTCGCTTCCGGCAACGTCGGGGTGATGGCGGCGACCAACGAAGAGGTGGCAGCGTCGCAGTTCCCGATCCTCGCCTACGTGTACGCCGCGGTCATCGTGCTGTGCCTGCTCTCCTTCCGGTCGGCGGCGGCGACCGTGTGCATCATTGCGCCGCTCGCGGTGGTCTCCCTGCTTGCCTACGCCCTCATGGGGCTGCTTGAGATCGGCCTCAAGGTTTCCACCCTGCCGGTCGTGGCGCTTGGGGCAGGAATCGGGGTGGACTACGGCATCTACATCTACGGGCGGCTCCGCACCCTGCTCGCGGAGGGCCTCGACTTCGCCACGGCCTACGAGCGGACGCTGGCCACCACCGGAGCGGGGGTCGTGCTCACCGCCCTCACCCTGGCCGTTGGGGTCGCTACGTGGATCGTCGCGCCGCTGAAGTTCCAAGCCGACGTGGGCACGGTGCTGACGTTCATGTTCCTGGTCAACATGATCGGGGCGGTCGTCCTGCTGCCGGCCCTGGGTGCCTGGCTCGTGCGTCCGCGCAGGACCGCAACTGATCAACGGTGA
- a CDS encoding ATP-binding protein — translation MSRDDPGKHDFEALRGRIAALSAAVLRISASLDAHTVLQEVVDSARALIGARYGVIVSVDEARKVQDLATSGFSTRERGRLVKRPDGPGSADPFRDLPTPLRGADLSAFIRMDGDSSDLVRSDNRVGIRLRHRGVLVGNVFLADEGRAPEVTGEDEEILVLFALQAATAFANARAHGVEQRARADLEALVDTSPVGVVVVDARPGHGLSFNREARRIVESLRTPDRDLEQLLEVITCRFADGREVSLDQFSLLEVLSGATTVRAEEVVLSVPDGRTVTTLINATPIRSDDGAVVSVVVTMQDLALLQELEGMRAEFLGMVSHELRAPLTSIKGSAATVLKGSPPLDPDEVRQFVRIIDEQADHMDALIRDLLDTGRIESGTLSISAEPTEVRALADQARNTFLSGGGRHTVLVDVPSNLPRVMADRHRIGQVLNNLLANAAQRSPEIAPIRVSAAREEVYVAVSVSDEGAGMPAEDLPRLFQKYTSFGTGDDRRGQGRGSGLGLVICKGLVEAHGGRIRVDSGGTGRGARFTFTLPMAEKESEIAVAGVGLEQPRPQGDGREPIPILVVDDDPRSLRHVCDALTAAGYAPAATRDHEDLSRIIEAKKPRLVLLDLMLPGTDGMELMESVPELADLPVIFISGYGRDKTIARALESGAEDYIVKPFSPTELTARVSAALRRREEPKPFVLGELAIHYEARRVTVGGRTPALTATEYDVLRVLSLNAGRVLTYDLLLRQVWGRRHTGDTGRLRTVMKKLRRKLGDDAARPSWIYSERGVGYRMARLGDPQPPLP, via the coding sequence TTGAGCCGAGACGACCCAGGGAAGCACGATTTCGAAGCGCTCAGGGGGCGCATCGCTGCACTCAGCGCAGCCGTCTTGCGCATCAGCGCGAGCCTCGACGCCCACACGGTCCTGCAGGAAGTCGTTGACAGCGCCCGTGCACTCATTGGTGCCCGTTACGGTGTGATCGTGAGTGTCGACGAAGCCAGGAAGGTTCAGGACCTTGCCACTTCCGGTTTCAGCACTAGGGAGCGGGGCCGGCTGGTCAAGCGGCCCGACGGTCCCGGGTCCGCCGACCCGTTCCGCGACCTGCCAACACCATTGCGGGGTGCGGACTTGTCCGCCTTCATCCGGATGGACGGCGATTCTTCAGACCTCGTGCGCTCCGATAACCGTGTCGGCATCAGGTTGCGTCACCGAGGTGTTCTTGTGGGCAATGTCTTCCTCGCGGATGAGGGCCGCGCGCCGGAGGTCACTGGCGAGGATGAAGAAATCCTCGTGCTGTTTGCCTTGCAGGCGGCTACCGCGTTCGCCAACGCGCGTGCACATGGGGTCGAACAGCGCGCCCGCGCAGACCTTGAGGCCCTGGTCGACACATCGCCGGTGGGCGTTGTGGTCGTCGATGCCCGGCCTGGTCACGGGCTGTCGTTCAACCGCGAGGCGAGACGGATCGTGGAGAGTCTGCGCACGCCGGACCGGGACCTCGAGCAATTGTTGGAAGTCATTACGTGTCGGTTTGCTGACGGGCGCGAAGTATCACTCGACCAATTCTCGCTCCTCGAAGTCCTGAGCGGCGCGACGACAGTGCGCGCGGAGGAGGTCGTACTTTCGGTTCCTGATGGGCGCACCGTGACGACCCTCATCAATGCGACCCCGATCCGTTCTGATGACGGTGCTGTCGTCTCGGTGGTCGTCACGATGCAGGACCTGGCGCTGCTCCAGGAGCTTGAGGGCATGCGAGCGGAGTTTCTGGGCATGGTGAGCCACGAGCTACGCGCGCCGCTGACCTCGATCAAAGGCTCGGCCGCGACGGTGTTGAAGGGCTCGCCGCCGCTCGACCCGGATGAAGTGCGTCAATTCGTTCGCATCATCGACGAGCAGGCTGACCACATGGATGCCTTGATTCGTGACCTGCTCGATACCGGGCGCATCGAGTCAGGTACGCTCTCAATTTCGGCCGAGCCCACCGAGGTGCGGGCGCTGGCGGACCAGGCGCGGAACACGTTCCTGTCCGGTGGCGGGCGACACACGGTGCTGGTCGACGTTCCGTCGAACCTGCCGCGGGTGATGGCCGACAGGCATCGGATCGGGCAGGTCCTGAACAACCTCCTTGCCAACGCCGCGCAGCGTTCCCCGGAAATCGCGCCCATCCGGGTTTCGGCGGCGCGCGAGGAGGTATACGTCGCGGTCTCCGTTTCCGACGAAGGTGCAGGCATGCCGGCCGAGGACTTGCCCCGACTCTTCCAGAAGTACACGAGTTTCGGTACCGGCGATGATCGGCGCGGGCAGGGCCGCGGTTCCGGGCTCGGCCTGGTCATCTGCAAGGGGCTTGTGGAGGCCCACGGTGGCCGCATCCGGGTTGACAGCGGGGGAACGGGAAGGGGTGCGCGGTTCACCTTCACACTTCCGATGGCTGAGAAGGAAAGCGAAATCGCCGTGGCCGGCGTGGGCCTCGAACAGCCTCGTCCGCAAGGCGATGGGCGTGAGCCCATTCCAATTCTGGTGGTGGACGACGACCCGCGATCTCTGCGCCATGTCTGCGATGCACTGACTGCGGCGGGCTATGCCCCGGCAGCTACCAGAGACCATGAGGACCTGTCCCGGATTATCGAGGCGAAGAAGCCCCGGTTGGTTCTGCTCGACCTGATGCTGCCGGGGACTGATGGGATGGAGCTGATGGAGAGCGTCCCGGAACTGGCCGACCTTCCGGTGATTTTCATCTCGGGCTACGGCAGGGACAAGACCATCGCCCGGGCGCTCGAGAGCGGCGCCGAGGACTACATCGTCAAGCCGTTCTCGCCGACCGAGCTGACGGCACGGGTCAGCGCGGCGTTGCGCCGGCGGGAAGAGCCAAAGCCCTTCGTGCTGGGGGAGCTGGCCATTCACTACGAGGCGCGCCGCGTGACCGTAGGTGGTCGCACTCCGGCGCTCACCGCGACCGAGTACGACGTGCTGCGCGTCCTTTCGCTCAACGCCGGACGGGTGTTGACCTACGACCTGCTGCTCCGCCAGGTCTGGGGCAGGCGGCATACCGGCGATACCGGTCGATTGCGCACCGTCATGAAGAAGCTGCGCCGCAAGCTGGGTGACGACGCAGCCCGGCCGAGCTGGATCTACAGCGAGCGGGGCGTGGGCTACCGCATGGCTAGACTCGGCGACCCACAGCCTCCCCTCCCGTAA
- a CDS encoding DUF1329 domain-containing protein, whose product MNAMNDTRPNTIRLGAAFVLGCVLAAPAAAEIPAEEIARLGADLTPLGGERAGNAAGTIPEWTGGITEPPAGYSVGEHHRDPYAADEPLFVIDAGNLDEHRDRLSIGHQRLLETYPSFNIQVYPTRRSASVPQRIYDATREIAASARLVDDGNGVGDAVIGIPFPIPANGLEVIWNHLLRYRGESVACTVGQAAVTRGGDFTLVKQSLEIELRYSLPDMTLDELGNTMILFKQETLAPARLAGDIVLVHETMNQFREPRNAWTYNPGQRRVRRAPNIAYDNPGTSADGLRTADQLDMFNGAVDRYDWELVGKRELYVPYNSYRLHSGDLAFADILHPLHVNPELLRYELHRVWVVEATLKEGATHIYKRRTLYVDEDSWQIMVGDIYDNRDQLWRVSEAHVVNYYEKPLVWPTLEVHTDLQAGRYLAFGLDNEFPMCTWDPGLTSRNFTPAALRRAGRR is encoded by the coding sequence ATGAACGCCATGAATGACACGAGACCGAACACGATTCGTCTGGGCGCCGCCTTCGTCCTCGGCTGCGTCCTCGCCGCCCCCGCCGCCGCCGAGATCCCGGCGGAGGAAATTGCGCGGCTCGGCGCCGACCTCACCCCGCTAGGGGGCGAACGAGCGGGCAACGCCGCAGGCACCATCCCAGAGTGGACCGGTGGCATTACGGAGCCACCCGCCGGCTACAGCGTCGGCGAACATCACCGCGATCCGTACGCCGCTGATGAGCCGCTGTTCGTCATCGACGCCGGCAACCTGGATGAGCACCGCGACCGGCTCTCGATCGGACACCAGCGCCTGCTGGAGACGTATCCGAGTTTCAACATACAGGTCTATCCGACCCGGCGAAGTGCCTCCGTTCCCCAGCGGATCTACGACGCCACCCGGGAAATCGCCGCCAGCGCCAGGCTCGTGGACGATGGCAACGGCGTCGGTGACGCGGTGATCGGCATCCCGTTCCCGATTCCCGCCAACGGCCTGGAGGTGATCTGGAACCACCTGCTGCGCTACCGGGGCGAGTCGGTGGCATGCACCGTCGGCCAGGCTGCGGTCACCCGCGGTGGCGACTTTACGCTGGTGAAGCAGAGCCTCGAGATCGAGCTGCGCTACTCGCTCCCAGACATGACGCTGGACGAGCTCGGCAACACGATGATCCTGTTCAAGCAGGAAACGCTCGCGCCGGCCCGGCTCGCGGGCGATATCGTCCTGGTGCACGAGACCATGAACCAGTTCCGCGAGCCGCGGAACGCCTGGACCTACAACCCCGGCCAGCGTCGGGTACGGCGAGCGCCGAATATCGCCTACGACAACCCGGGCACGTCGGCCGACGGACTCCGAACCGCGGATCAGCTCGACATGTTCAACGGGGCCGTGGACCGCTACGACTGGGAGCTCGTCGGCAAGCGCGAGCTGTATGTCCCGTACAACTCGTACCGGCTGCACAGCGGCGACCTGGCGTTCGCCGACATCCTCCATCCCCTTCACGTCAACCCGGAGCTGCTGCGCTACGAGCTGCACCGGGTCTGGGTGGTGGAGGCGACGCTCAAGGAGGGCGCGACCCACATCTACAAGCGGCGCACGCTGTATGTCGACGAGGATTCGTGGCAGATCATGGTCGGGGACATCTACGACAACCGCGACCAGCTCTGGCGGGTGTCCGAAGCCCACGTCGTCAACTACTACGAGAAACCGCTGGTGTGGCCGACGCTTGAGGTGCACACCGATCTTCAGGCTGGCCGCTACCTTGCCTTCGGCCTCGACAACGAGTTCCCGATGTGCACGTGGGACCCGGGACTGACATCCCGCAACTTCACGCCCGCGGCGCTGCGCCGCGCCGGCCGGCGGTGA